Proteins from a genomic interval of Cucumis melo cultivar AY chromosome 7, USDA_Cmelo_AY_1.0, whole genome shotgun sequence:
- the LOC103493061 gene encoding uncharacterized protein LOC103493061, which yields MADFSFLSDTDDSAVEDLLSQTQDLCVLEQISAINCSSFTHSHLPTDLESRFRKLKSFPAAKSDTRSGFDSRNSPSVHSADENLGDDFAIFSPSKQCNKKEVGFSPKSQSQHLPDYSSEIGNSTSPMDNQNRKNGSSRSKSKCRYVSSPSNSSFSSGEIDEISVRKKDGKIRSKTKSESGYSASPPQSPPRKTGCFWCSPKKTSEKKSSGNKILENSLGWGKNNEFLSDLNIFSAKEQEKILKKAMKEEEKINREAEKIVKWAKQASARMNISDIEDELSDDEEIKKRV from the coding sequence ATGGCGGATTTCTCCTTCCTCTCCGACACTGACGATTCCGCCGTCGAAGATCTTCTATCTCAAACCCAGGATCTCTGCGTTCTTGAACAAATCTCTGCCATCAACTGCTCTTCCTTCACCCACTCCCATCTTCCCACTGACCTTGAATCCCGATTCCGCAAGCTCAAATCCTTCCCTGCTGCTAAATCCGACACCAGGTCGGGTTTCGATTCCAGGAATAGTCCATCTGTACACTCTGCCGATGAGAATTTGGGAGacgattttgctattttttctcCTTCGAAACAGTGTAATAAGAAGGAAGTAGGGTTTAGCCCTAAATCTCAGTCGCAGCATCTACCGGATTATTCATCGGAAATAGGGAACTCAACGTCTCCAATGGATAATCAAAATCGGAAAAATGGAAGTTCCAGATCGAAATCGAAATGTAGGTACGTTTCATCTCCTTCGAATTCTTCGTTTTCGTCCGGTGAAATCGATGAAATATCTGTACGGAAGAAAGATGGCAAAATCCGCTCCAAAACCAAGTCAGAATCTGGATACTCGGCTTCTCCGCCTCAATCACCGCCGAGAAAAACCGGTTGTTTTTGGTGTTCACCGAAGAAAACTTCAGAGAAGAAGAGCAGCGGAAACAAAATTCTGGAGAATAGCCTTGGATGGGGTAAGAACAATGAATTCCTTTCAGACTTGAACATTTTTTCGGCAAAAGAGCAAGAGAAAATTCTGAAAAAGGCaatgaaagaggaagagaagatcAATCGGGAGGCTGAGAAAATTGTGAAATGGGCAAAGCAAGCTTCTGCTAGGATGAATATTTCAGACATTGAAGACGAGCTTAGCGAtgatgaagaaataaaaaaaagagtatgA
- the LOC103493255 gene encoding probable aspartic protease At2g35615, producing MPVISIFFYFLLFFSSKATAHGGGHHGFTTSLFHRDSLLSPLHNPSLSRYDSLVESFRRSFSRSATLLNHLTSVSTACIRSPIIPDSGEFLMSIFIGTPRVNFIAIADTGSDLTWTQCLPCRECFNQSQPIFNPRRSSSYRKVSCSSDTCRSLESSHCGLDLKSCSYGYSYGDRSFTYGDLASDKITIGSFKLPKTVIGCGHQNGGTFGGVTSGIIGLGGGSLSLVSQMSTIAGVKPQFSYCLPTFFSNENITGKISFGRKAVVSGRQVVSTPLVPRSPDTFYFLTLEAISVGNKRFKAAKDMSAMTNQGNIIIDSGTTLTLLPRSLYDGVVSTLARVIKAKRVDDPSGILELCYSAGQLEDLNIPIITAHFSGRADVKLLPVNTFAPVADNVICLTLAPATNVAIFGNLAQINFEVGYDLGNKRLSFKPTRCA from the coding sequence ATGCCTGTCATTTCAATCTTCTTCTACTTCCTCCTCTTTTTCTCCTCCAAAGCAACCGCTCATGGCGGTGGCCACCATGGCTTCACCACCTCTCTATTCCACCGCGATTCTCTTCTCTCCCCTCTCCACAACCCCTCTCTCTCCCGCTACGACAGCCTTGTGGAGTCCTTTCGTCGCTCCTTCTCCCGCTCCGCCACCCTCCTCAATCACCTCACTTCTGTCTCCACTGCATGCATACGTTCTCCCATCATCCCCGACAGCGGCGAGTTTCTAATGTCTATCTTTATCGGAACCCCTCGAGTGAATTTCATAGCCATTGCCGATACTGGCAGCGACCTAACATGGACTCAATGCTTGCCATGTCGGGAATGCTTCAACCAATCACAGCCTATTTTTAATCCACGTCGGTCGTCTTCCTACCGCAAAGTGTCTTGCTCGTCGGATACGTGTCGCTCCCTTGAAAGTTCCCATTGTGGGCTGGACCTCAAAAGCTGCAGCTATGGCTATAGTTATGGAGATCGATCGTTTACGTATGGTGACCTAGCATCTGATAAAATTACCATTGGGTCCTTCAAACTCCCTAAGACAGTCATCGGATGCGGGCACCAAAATGGTGGCACTTTCGGAGGGGTTACCTCCGGAATCATTGGACTTGGTGGTGGCTCTCTCTCTTTGGTGTCGCAAATGAGCACAATTGCCGGCGTCAAACCACAGTTCTCATATTGCTTGCCAACGTTCTTTAGCAACGAAAATATCACAGGTAAAATAAGCTTTGGCCGAAAGGCTGTCGTTTCGGGGCGTCAAGTGGTTTCTACCCCTCTCGTACCGAGATCTCCGGatactttttatttcttgaCTCTTGAAGCAATCTCTGTTGGAAACAAGCGATTTAAGGCCGCAAAGGACATGTCAGCCATGACCAACCAAGGGAATATCATTATCGATTCCGGTACAACATTGACTCTTCTACCTCGGAGTCTGTATGACGGCGTCGTTTCCACTTTGGCGAGAGTTATTAAAGCAAAGCGAGTGGATGATCCTTCGGGGATTTTGGAGCTTTGCTATTCTGCGGGGCAACTAGAGGATTTAAATATTCCGATAATCACGGCACATTTTAGCGGTCGTGCCGATGTGAAGTTGCTGCCGGTGAACACATTTGCACCGGTGGCTGATAATGTGATTTGTTTGACTTTGGCGCCGGCAACGAATGTCGCCATTTTTGGGAACTTGGCACAGATTAACTTTGAAGTTGGATATGATCTTGGGAATAAGAGATTGTCGTTTAAACCTACACGTTGTGCTTAG
- the LOC103493256 gene encoding probable aspartic protease At2g35615 produces MVATISIFFLLFLLLISFSQTTIINGDNGFTTSLFHRDSLLSPLEFSTLSHYDRLSNAFRRSLSRSAALLNRAATSGAVGLQSPIAPGSGEYLMSVSIGTPPVDYIGLADTGSDLTWAQCLPCVKCFKQSRPIFNPLKSTSFSHVPCNSQICQAIDDAHCGVQGVCDYSYTYGDQTYTKGDLGLEKITIGSSSVKSVIGCGHESGGGFGFASGVIGLGGGQLSLVSQMSQTSGISRRFSYCLPTLLSHANGKINFGQNAVVSGPGVVSTPLISKDPVTYYYITLEAISIGNERHMASAKQGNVIIDSGTTLTVLPKELYDGVVSSLLKVVKAKRVKDPGSFWDLCFDDGINVAASSGIPIITTHFSGGANVNLLPVNTFQKVANNVNCLTLTAASPTDEFGIIGNLAQANFLIGYDLEAKRLSFKPTVCT; encoded by the coding sequence ATGGTGGCTACaatttccatcttcttcctTCTATTTCTCTTGTTGATCTCCTTCTCTCAAACAACCATTATTAATGGTGATAATGGCTTCACCACCTCTCTCTTCCACCGTGATTCCCTTCTTTCGCCTCTTGAATTTTCAACGTTATCTCATTATGACCGCCTCTCCAATGCCTTTCGTCGCTCGTTGTCTCGCTCCGCTGCTCTCCTCAATCGCGCTGCCACTAGCGGTGCTGTTGGCCTCCAATCCCCAATTGCCCCAGGAAGTGGCGAGTATCTAATGTCTGTTTCCATTGGAACCCCACCAGTTGATTACATAGGCTTGGCTGACACGGGTAGTGATCTGACATGGGCTCAATGCTTGCCATGTGTGAAATGTTTCAAACAATCACGTCCCATTTTCAACCCTCTCAAATCCACATCCTTCAGTCACGTGCCTTGCAATTCCCAGATTTGTCAAGCTATTGATGATGCCCACTGTGGGGTTCAGGGGGTTTGCGATTACAGTTACACGTACGGAGATCAAACTTACACAAAGGGAGATTTGGGATTAGAAAAGATCACCATAGGGTCATCTTCTGTGAAATCAGTCATCGGATGTGGCCATGAGAGTGGTGGCGGATTTGGGTTTGCTTCAGGTGTCATTGGACTTGGTGGTGGTCAGCTCTCGTTGGTCTCACAAATGAGCCAAACCTCCGGCATCAGCCGTCGATTCTCTTATTGCTTACCAACGTTACTCAGTCACGCAAATGGCAAAATAAACTTTGGACAAAACGCTGTCGTTTCTGGCCCTGGAGTCGTTTCAACGCCACTGATCTCCAAAGACCCCGTCACTTACTATTACATCACTTTGGAAGCCATTTCCATTGGCAACGAACGTCACATGGCCTCTGCCAAACAAGGCAATGTGATTATCGATAGTGGGACGACATTAACGGTTCTTCCAAAGGAATTGTATGATGGTGTCGTTTCGTCGCTACTCAAGGTTGTTAAAGCAAAGCGAGTGAAGGATCCCGGTAGTTTTTGGGATCTATGCTTTGATGATGGCATCAACGTTGCCGCCTCCTCGGGCATTCCAATTATCACTACACATTTTTCCGGTGGCGCTAACGTGAATTTGTTGCCTGTGAATACGTTTCAGAAGGTGGCAAACAATGTGAATTGCTTGACATTAACAGCTGCATCGCCAACAGACGAATTTGGGATAATTGGAAATTTGGCGCAGGCCAATTTCTTGATTGGATATGATTTGGAGGCTAAGAGATTGTCATTCAAGCCAACCGTTTGTACCTAA
- the LOC103493062 gene encoding LRR receptor-like serine/threonine-protein kinase FEI 1, with protein sequence MGICLVKCSGLLILHVLLLCMAMNKSTGLTPDGAALLSFRMAVASSDGVIFQWRPEDPNPCNWTGVVCDPKTKRVISLKLASHKLSGFIAPELGKLDQLKTLILSDNNLYGTIPSELGNCSQLQGMFLQRNYLSGVIPYELGNLLELEMLDVSSNSLSGNIPTSLGNLDKLAILNVSSNFLIGPVPSDGVLSKFSETSFVGNRGLCGKQVNVICKDDNAEPGTNSESTSSGQNQMRRKYSGRLLISASATVGALLLVALMCFWGCFLYKRFGKNDKKGLAKDVGRGASVVMFHGDLPYSSKDIMKKLETLNEEHIIGSGGFGTVYRLAMDDGNVFALKNIVKINEGFDHFFERELEILGSLKHRYLVNLRGYCNSPTSKLLIYDYLSGGSLDEALHERSEQLDWDTRLNIILGAAKGLAYLHHDCSPRIIHRDIKSSNILLDGNLDARVSDFGLAKLLDDDKSHITTIVAGTFGYLAPEYMQSGRATEKTDVYSFGVLVLEVLSGKRPTDASFIEKGLNIVGWLNFLVTENRQREIVDPQCEGVQSETLDSLLRLAIQCVSSSPDDRPTMHRVVQFFESEVMTPCPSDFDDSNSD encoded by the exons ATGGGCATCTGTCTGGTCAAATGTTCTGGCTTGTTGATTCTTCATGTTCTACTTCTTTGTATGGCAATGAATAAAAGCACTGGCCTCACACCTGATG GTGCGGCACTTCTAAGCTTTAGGATGGCAGTTGCCAGTTCTGATGGAGTCATCTTTCAGTGGAGACCAGAGGATCCAAACCCTTGTAACTGGACAGGAGTGGTCTGCGATCCAAAAACGAAGAGAGTAATCTCATT GAAACTTGCGAGTCACAAACTGAGTGGGTTCATTGCTCCTGAACTTGGGAAGCTAGACCAATTGAAGACCCT GATTCTTTCAGACAACAATTTATATGGAACAATACCATCAGAACTGGGAAATTGCTCGCAGTTGCAGGGAAT GTTCTTGCAAAGAAACTACCTAAGCGGAGTCATTCCCTATGAGCTGGGAAACCTTTTAGAGTTGGAAATGTT AGACGTTTCTAGCAACTCACTTAGTGGAAATATCCCAACGTCCCTTGGGAATTTGGATAAGCTGGCTATTCT CAATGTGTCTTCAAATTTTTTAATTGGACCAGTACCTTCTGATGGTGTTCTTTCCAAGTTTTCAGAGACTTC CTTTGTCGGAAATCGTGGTTTGTGTGGGAAACAAGTTAATGTCATTTGCAAAGACGATAATGCTGAACCTGGAACAAATTCCGAGTCCACAAGCTCAG GGCAAAATCAAATGAGGAGGAAGTATTCTGGCCGGCTGCTCATAAGTGCATCAGCTACAGTGGGGGCACTACTACTTGTTGCTCTTATGTGTTTCTGGGGTTGCTTTCTTTACAAAAGATTTGGCAAAAATGACAAGAAAGGTCTTGCGAAGGATGTTGGTCGAG GTGCATCCGTTGTGATGTTTCATGGAGACTTGCCATACTCTTCAAAAGACATCATGAAGAAGTTGGAAACCTTGAATGAGGAACACATAATCGGTTCTGGGGGTTTTGGAACAGTTTACAGGCTTGCAATGGATGATGGCAATGTATTTGCTTTGAAAAATATTGTAAAGATAAATGAGGGGTTTGATCACTTTTTTGAGAGGGAACTTGAAATTCTTGGAAGTTTGAAGCATCGGTACCTTGTTAATTTGAGAGGATATTGCAACTCTCCCACATCAAAACTATTGATTTATGATTATCTATCTGGGGGAAGCCTTGATGAGGCCCTTCATG AAAGATCTGAGCAATTAGATTGGGACACACGCTTGAATATTATATTGGGAGCAGCAAAAGGGCTTGCCTATCTGCACCACGATTGTTCACCCAGAATCATACATCGGGATATCAAGTCAAGCAACATTTTACTTGATGGTAATCTGGACGCTCGAGTTTCTGACTTTGGACTTGCCAAGCTTCTGGATGATGATAAATCTCATATTACAACCATTGTTGCCGGAACATTTGGTTATTTGGCCCCTG AATATATGCAAAGTGGTAGGGCAACGGAAAAGACTGATGTATATAGTTTTGGAGTTCTGGTACTTGAAGTTCTGAGTGGAAAACGACCTACGGATGCATCATTTATTGAGAAAGGCCTGAACATTGTTGGCTGG CTAAACTTTCTTGTCACGGAGAATAGGCAACGAGAAATAGTTGATCCACAATGTGAAGGAGTACAATCGGAAACACTTGACTCATTGCTAAGGCTTGCTATTCAGTGTGTTTCTTCAAGTCCAGATGATCGACCAACCATGCACCGAGTAGTCCAGTTCTTTGAATCCGAGGTTATGACGCCATGCCCAAGTGACTTCGATGATTCCAATTCCGATTAA
- the LOC103493063 gene encoding trihelix transcription factor GT-3b-like, whose product MEIRLLPISNFPHYNFSSPTSPVVSPSSSVLHSTPPQTPAIGSTMTSTAMAATLHQHQWSEEETREFIRIRADLEKDLTAVSTGEAPAAKKKTLWEMASVRMREKGFWRTADQCKCKWKNLLSRYKGKETSHKEYGWQCPFFEEIHAVFTERGKAMHRLLLEPEACSISTKKRGRERSLEEHSDLKELNEDETEEEVTLTQRNSQKRKAARKLPAKSLGATDSKSSSSSISYEIQEMLKGFLQWQQRMEMEWREIVERHYNNRRMLEQEWRESMEKLERERLMAEQAWREREEQRKEKQDIRAEGMNALLTTLLNKLNHENNL is encoded by the exons ATGGAAATAAGGCTTTTGCCAATTTCAAATTTCCCCCATTATAATTTTTCTTCTCCTACCTCCCCGGTGGTGTCACCGTCGTCCTCCGTTCTTCACTCAACCCCACCCCAGACCCCTGCAATAGGATCAACCATGACCTCCACCGCGATGGCGGCTACTCTTCATCAACACCAATGGAGCGAGGAGGAGACGAGGGAGTTCATTCGCATTCGAGCTGACCTAGAGAAGGACCTCACGGCGGTTTCCACCGGAGAAGCTCCGGCGGCGAAGAAGAAAACTTTGTGGGAGATGGCGAGTGTTAGGATGCGAGAGAAAGGGTTTTGGAGGACCGCTGATCAGTGCAAATGCAAGTGGAAGAATCTCCTCAGCCGCTACAAG GGGAAGGAGACATCTCATAAAGAGTATGGCTGGCAATGCCCATTTTTTGAAGAAATCCATGCAGTTTTTACCGAAAGAGGAAAAGCTATGCACCGATTGCTCCTTGAACCTGAGGCTTGTTCTATTTCAACAAAGAAAAGGGGGAGGGAGAGAAGTTTAGAAGAACATTCAGATCTGAAAGAACTCAATGAAGACGAAACTGAGGAGGAAGTGACTCTCACTCAAAGAAACTCACAGAAGAGAAAGGCTGCAAGAAAACTCCCAGCAAAGTCTTTAGGAGCAACCGATTCTAAAAGTTCTAGTAGctcaattagttatgaaattcAAGAAATGTTGAAGGGCTTCCTTCAATGGCAGCAGAGGATGGAGATGGAATGGAGGGAAATAGTTGAGAGACATTACAACAACCGTCGAATGTTGGAGCAGGAATGGCGTGAGTCAATGGAGAAGCTTGAGAGGGAGAGGTTAATGGCTGAGCAAGCTTGGAGGGAAAGGGAAGAACAGAGAAAGGAAAAGCAGGATATCCGAGCTGAAGGAATGAATGCCCTCTTAACAACTCTTTTAAACAAGCTCAACCACGAAAATAATTTATGA
- the LOC103493066 gene encoding phytochrome-interacting ankyrin-repeat protein 2-like isoform X2 has product MITIFKPFMTFIVIVHNLRVFGPGLNPFAPYCVAHHFVNMPQEQRSPISRSLSRRRSFRYEVFNTDDRGWTSLHIGARKGDLKEVKRLLNDGMDVNAIAWGPKSKGLTALHLAAEGGHLEVMDELLERGANIDARTKGACGWTPLHSAAKERRKEAVKFLVENGAFLPDDINDCRFNPPLHYCPGLEWAYEEMKRLHHDNCSSGETSCSSES; this is encoded by the exons ATGATTACAATCTTTAAGCCCTTTATGACATTCATCGTAATCGTTCACAATCTTCGTGTTTTTGGTCCTGGATTGAATCCCTTTGCACCCTACTGCGTGGCTCATCATTTTGTT AACATGCCTCAGGAACAGAGGAGCCCCATTAGTCGAAGCCTTTCCAGAAGGCGTTCCTTCCGATATGAAGTATTCAATACGGATGATAGGGGATGGACTTCTCTCCACATTGGTGCGAGAAAGGGTGATCTTAAAGAG GTGAAACGTTTGCTCAACGATGGAATGGATGTGAATGCAATAGCGTGGGGCCCCAAATCGAAGGGGTTGACCGCCCTCCACCTTGCTGCCGAGGGTGGACATCTTGAAGTAATGGATGAATTGCTTGAACGTGGTGCCAACATTGATGCTAGAACCAAAGGTGCTTGTGGCT GGACGCCTTTACACAGTGCCGCTAAAGAGAGAAGGAAGGAAGCTGTGAAGTTCCTTGTGGAGAATGGTGCGTTCTTACCGGATGACATTAATGACTGCAGATTTAATCCTCCACTTCACTATTGTCCCGGCCTCGAATGGGCATACGAGGAAATGAAGCGTCTTCATCACGATAATTGTTCGTCCGGAGAGACATCTTGCAGCTCTGAGAGCTGA
- the LOC103493066 gene encoding phytochrome-interacting ankyrin-repeat protein 2-like isoform X1 — translation MPQEQRSPISRSLSRRRSFRYEVFNTDDRGWTSLHIGARKGDLKEVKRLLNDGMDVNAIAWGPKSKGLTALHLAAEGGHLEVMDELLERGANIDARTKGACGWTPLHSAAKERRKEAVKFLVENGAFLPDDINDCRFNPPLHYCPGLEWAYEEMKRLHHDNCSSGETSCSSES, via the exons ATGCCTCAGGAACAGAGGAGCCCCATTAGTCGAAGCCTTTCCAGAAGGCGTTCCTTCCGATATGAAGTATTCAATACGGATGATAGGGGATGGACTTCTCTCCACATTGGTGCGAGAAAGGGTGATCTTAAAGAG GTGAAACGTTTGCTCAACGATGGAATGGATGTGAATGCAATAGCGTGGGGCCCCAAATCGAAGGGGTTGACCGCCCTCCACCTTGCTGCCGAGGGTGGACATCTTGAAGTAATGGATGAATTGCTTGAACGTGGTGCCAACATTGATGCTAGAACCAAAGGTGCTTGTGGCT GGACGCCTTTACACAGTGCCGCTAAAGAGAGAAGGAAGGAAGCTGTGAAGTTCCTTGTGGAGAATGGTGCGTTCTTACCGGATGACATTAATGACTGCAGATTTAATCCTCCACTTCACTATTGTCCCGGCCTCGAATGGGCATACGAGGAAATGAAGCGTCTTCATCACGATAATTGTTCGTCCGGAGAGACATCTTGCAGCTCTGAGAGCTGA